A portion of the Leifsonia sp. EB41 genome contains these proteins:
- a CDS encoding ABC transporter permease, which produces MTTTSADLRPAQRTRSARYRHSLWLLTVRDLRVRYSTSALGYLWSILDPLVMSAIYWFVFTVIFHRSVGENPYIVFLLTALLPWMWFNGAVSDNTRAFLREAKLIRSTMIPRTIWVNRIVTAKGIEFLLSLPVLAIFAIATGARVNVDILLFPLAILIQVILSVGVGLIVAPLVVFFRDLERAVKLALRFLFYASPIIYSARDLPGGCGAGVAAKHCAAYVAAHPGTQTETLFSLHFWSAFNPLTGIFSLYRSAFFPEELDWYLVIVAALMSLILLGVGWLVFKRFERDVLKEI; this is translated from the coding sequence GTGACCACTACCTCCGCCGATCTGCGCCCAGCGCAGCGGACGCGCTCCGCCCGCTACCGCCACTCGCTGTGGCTGCTGACGGTGCGCGACCTGCGCGTGCGCTACTCGACCAGCGCTCTGGGCTACCTGTGGTCGATCCTCGACCCGCTCGTCATGAGCGCGATCTACTGGTTCGTCTTCACGGTGATCTTCCACCGCAGCGTCGGTGAGAACCCCTACATCGTCTTCCTGCTCACGGCGCTCCTGCCGTGGATGTGGTTCAACGGCGCGGTGTCCGACAACACGCGGGCGTTCCTCCGCGAGGCGAAGCTGATCCGCTCGACGATGATCCCCCGCACGATCTGGGTCAACCGCATCGTCACCGCCAAGGGGATCGAGTTCCTGCTGTCGCTGCCGGTGCTGGCGATCTTCGCGATCGCGACCGGCGCCCGCGTGAACGTCGACATCCTGCTCTTCCCGCTGGCCATCCTCATCCAGGTCATCCTCTCGGTGGGCGTCGGCCTGATCGTCGCGCCGCTCGTGGTGTTCTTCCGCGACCTGGAGCGCGCCGTGAAACTGGCGCTGCGGTTCCTCTTCTATGCGTCGCCGATCATCTACAGCGCCCGCGACCTCCCGGGCGGCTGCGGCGCCGGCGTCGCAGCCAAGCACTGTGCCGCGTACGTCGCCGCGCACCCCGGAACCCAGACCGAGACGCTCTTCTCTCTGCACTTCTGGTCGGCGTTCAACCCGCTCACGGGCATCTTCAGCCTCTACCGGTCGGCGTTCTTCCCGGAGGAGCTGGACTGGTACCTGGTCATCGTGGCCGCGCTGATGTCGCTCATTCTGCTCGGGGTCGGCTGGCTCGTTTTCAAGCGCTTCGAGCGCGACGTCCTGAAGGAGATCTAG
- a CDS encoding NTP transferase domain-containing protein, which translates to MTTQVVILAAGMGSRLGRSLPKPLTELNDGRTIMQQQFDNIHAAFGKDVTVTIVVGYKLEHIIEAFPDAEFVYNEQYDQTNTSKSLMRALQASGPGGVLWMNGDVVFDPAVLVRGAAMVARDQTFVTVNTSSVADEEVKYTTGPEGYIHELSKTVKGGLGEAVGINYVSGKDKAALLRQLQRVADQDYFERGIELAIEQDRLLAEPVDISDLYAVEVDFQEDLERANLFV; encoded by the coding sequence GTGACGACCCAGGTAGTGATCCTCGCGGCCGGAATGGGCAGCCGGCTCGGCCGCAGCCTCCCCAAGCCGCTGACGGAGCTGAACGACGGCCGCACCATCATGCAGCAGCAGTTCGACAACATCCACGCCGCGTTCGGCAAGGACGTCACGGTGACGATCGTCGTCGGCTACAAGCTCGAGCACATCATCGAGGCGTTCCCCGACGCCGAGTTCGTCTACAACGAGCAGTACGACCAGACGAACACCTCCAAGAGCCTGATGCGCGCTCTGCAGGCCTCCGGCCCCGGCGGCGTGCTGTGGATGAACGGCGACGTCGTCTTCGACCCGGCCGTGCTCGTCCGCGGCGCGGCCATGGTGGCCCGCGACCAGACCTTCGTGACCGTCAACACCTCGTCGGTCGCCGACGAGGAGGTCAAGTACACCACGGGCCCCGAGGGCTACATCCACGAGCTGTCCAAGACCGTCAAGGGCGGGCTGGGCGAGGCCGTCGGCATCAACTACGTCTCGGGCAAGGACAAGGCCGCCCTGCTGCGCCAGCTGCAGCGCGTCGCCGACCAGGACTACTTCGAGCGCGGCATCGAGCTCGCGATCGAGCAGGACCGCCTGCTGGCCGAGCCGGTCGACATCTCCGACCTGTACGCCGTCGAGGTCGACTTCCAGGAGGACCTGGAGCGCGCGAATCTTTTCGTATAG